The following are encoded together in the Drosophila biarmipes strain raj3 chromosome 3L, RU_DBia_V1.1, whole genome shotgun sequence genome:
- the LOC108028727 gene encoding acyl-CoA Delta-9 desaturase: protein MPPNSNDTSTGVLFESDVDVGLTKDLVTLRTTDGSKLELVWFNIVLFVILHISSLYGVWLLFTEATWTTVLLFPPAVVITILGVSGGAHRLWAHRTFKANTPLKLIFLFLNTLAFQDAVYYWARDHRVHHKYTETDADPYNSQRGWFFAHIGWLCCRKHPEVVEKGKQIDLSDLEADPLVMFQKKYYLWLMPVICFLLPTALPMYLWGESLNTSWHVMALLRWCVSLNLIWTVNSSAHMFGMKPYDKNICPVDQGFLIGFHVGEGYHNYHHVFPWDYKSAELGPCSQDATTKFIDFFAYLGWAYDLKSVSLDMVRQRALRTGDGSHPVWGWGDKDQKSEDIGDTTITHQRKET, encoded by the coding sequence ATGCCACCCAACAGCAACGACACCTCCACGGGAGTGCTTTTCGAATCGGACGTGGATGTTGGCTTGACCAAGGACCTGGTCACTCTCAGGACCACCGATGGCAGCAAGCTGGAGCTGGTGTGGTTCAACATAGTGTTGTTCGTGATCCTTCACATATCTTCCTTGTACGGAGTGTGGTTGCTCTTCACGGAAGCCACCTGGACGACCGTCCTGCTCTTTCCGCCCGCCGTGGTGATAACCATCTTGGGAGTTTCCGGTGGCGCCCATCGCTTGTGGGCCCATCGCACCTTCAAGGCAAACACGCCGCTGAAGCTGATCTTCCTGTTCCTGAACACCCTGGCCTTCCAGGATGCGGTCTACTACTGGGCCCGGGACCATCGGGTGCACCACAAGTACACGGAAACGGACGCGGATCCCTACAACTCGCAGCGCGGCTGGTTCTTCGCCCACATTGGATGGCTGTGCTGCCGGAAACACCCCGAGGTGGTGGAGAAGGGCAAGCAGATAGATCTTTCCGACCTAGAGGCCGATCCCCTCGTGATGTTCCAGAAGAAGTACTACCTGTGGCTGATGCCAGTTATCTGCTTCCTCCTGCCCACCGCTCTGCCCATGTACCTGTGGGGCGAGTCCTTGAACACCTCCTGGCATGTGATGGCCTTGCTCCGGTGGTGCGTCAGCCTGAACCTCATTTGGACGGTCAACAGTTCCGCCCACATGTTCGGCATGAAGCCCTACGACAAGAACATATGCCCCGTGGATCAGGGCTTCCTGATCGGCTTCCACGTGGGCGAGGGCTACCACAACTACCATCATGTCTTCCCCTGGGACTACAAGAGTGCGGAGCTGGGACCATGCTCCCAGGATGCGACCACCAAGTTCATCGACTTCTTTGCCTACTTGGGCTGGGCCTACGACCTCAAGAGCGTGTCCTTGGACATGGTGCGCCAGCGAGCTCTCAGGACGGGCGACGGCTCACATCCTGTCTGGGGATGGGGAGACAAGGACCAGAAGTCGGAGGACATCGGCGACACCACCATCACCCACCAGCGAAAAGAGACGTAG